The genome window TGTGCTTACCAAACATATAGGCTGGTATAAAATGATTTCTTGAaatcatttttagccaaaacaaatGCAGTCTTagtataattaattaatttagtaattaaaGAGAGTGTAAATCATTTATTGGAGagatataaatttaatttttaaaattaaccatctaaattattattttaaaaaaatgtaaatgaaaaaaagaaaagaaaacgaGATCGAATTGCCAAAACGAAATAGCTTTGAGTAagctgtttttttattttttatttttggtgtaaACTTTGAGTAAGCTGTTGAGTACAGATATGGTGTTCAAATAAAGCGAGAAAGAAAGGAAACGCATTTCCTTTCCGGtaccagaaattaaaaaaaaaaaaaaatggcctcACCGGCATCTCCACTTCAGAGATCCAACCCTTCTCCTCTCCAGCGCCTCTCCACCTTCACCAACCCAACCTtctcaaccaccaccaccaacatcgCCACCGCCACGTCAGCACTCGACTCCATAGCCTCCGACCCCATTCTCTCCGCCTTCCTCTCCCCATCCTTCTCCACCACTTCGTTCTCCTCCGCCGCCCTCTCCTCCGGCTCACCAGCCTCCACCGCCGAGAAACTCCACTCCGCGATCCGACTCCTCGACTCTCAGCTCCGCCACGAGGTTCTCTCTCGCCACGACGACCTCCTCTCCCAGCTCTCCTCTCTCCACCACGCTAACGTCGCACTCTCCACCCTCCGCTCCTCCGTTTCCTCCCTCCAATCCTCCATCCGCAAAGTCCGATCCGATCTCTCCGACCCGCTCCGATCCATTAACTCCCAAACGATCCAACTCTCCAACCTCCACTCCACCTCTCACCTCCTCGGCCACTCACTCCGCGCTCTCCGCCTCTCCAAGAAGCTCCGCGACCTCGCCTCCGTCGACGACACCGAAAAACTCGATCTCGCCAAGGCTGCACAGTTCCACTCCGAGATCCTCGCGCTTTACAACGAGTATGACCTCGCCGGCATCGATGTAGTCGAAGAAGAGCTCAAATTCGTTAAGGAAATCGGGGAGAAACTCCGATCCGAAGCAATGAAGGTGTTGGAGAGAGGAATGGAGGGATTGAATCAAGCTGAAGTAGGAACAGGATTGCAGGTTTTCTATAATTTAGGGGAACTGAGAGCTACAGTGGAGCAATTGGTGAATAGGTATAAGGGAATGGCAGTGAAGAGCATAGGTGCGGCATTGGATATGAAGGCGATAACGGGATCTGGGGCGGTGTTTGGGCCGGGAGGAGTGAGAGGAAGTGGGACGCCGCAGATAGGCGGAGGGGCGAAGGCGAGGGAGGCATTGTGGCAGAGAATGGGGAGTTGTATGGAACAGTTGCATTCCATAGTGGTAGTAGTGTGGCATTTGCAGAGAGTCTTGTCCAAGAAAAGGGATCCCTTTACTCACGTTTTGCTGCTTGATGAGATCATTCAGGTAGTAACTGATAATATGAACCCTTCAATTTGCTTGTTCTTAGTTCTTGTTTCTTTAGTTTATGCCaaatttatatcttttaatatatatatatatatatatatatatatatgtcctGCATATCTAGAATCTTGAACAACTAGGATTTTGATTGATTGGAGTGATCATCTAATGAATATTGTGGTCTATGGCTTGAAGGGAAGATTCTCACTATAGAAAATCTAGTTAGAAGAGGCATAGTGATGGTAAATTGGTGTGTAATgtgtgaaaattttgatgaaaatgTCAATCATTTGCTACTATGTGTCTAGAATATTGAGCAACTAGGATTTTTTCAATGATTGGAATGGTTATCTAATGAGTAGTGAAACTTCCGAGGTAGGTAGCTTGTTGTGGTCTATGGCCTGGGAGAAGATTCTCACTATAGATAATCTAGTTAGAAGAGGCATGGTGATGGTGAATTGGTGGTGTGTAGTGTGTAAAAATAGTGATGATAATGTCGATCATTTGCTACTGCATTATTGTTCAGTAGCTATGGATTAATGGAATTCTATATTTGTAGCTTTTGGAGCGAGGTGGGTGATGCCTGAGATGGTGAAAGGAGTGCAATGTTGCTCCCTGAGATGGTGAAGTTCCAAGACTATCAGAAATAGGGTGTGCAATGTTGCTCCCTGTTTAATGTGGCATGTtgtatggagagagagaaatagggGGACGCTTGAAGAACATGAATTATCTATAGAGATATTCAAATCTCAGTTTGTACGGTCTTATTCTATTGGCTATATATGTAAGGTTTTGTAGGAATTAGTATCATAGATAGGTTGCAGTTCATTATTTTTCAAGGAGTCTTTTGGAACATCTTATAGGagcaatttttcaaattttgtactACATTGGATCATGGGGTTGTGAGGCAtcaaagtttataattttatgaagaAATATTATTGATGATAAAATTTCCATTAAAAGTGCATGTAAGTGTGTGAGATAATTAGGTTGGTACTCTCTTTGCATCCACTCTTATGTTACACTGTCTGCTTCTTATGCGGATTTTCTGCCAACATTTTTGAATCTGTGGTGTTACCAACGTCTTTGTATTTTGAGTATAGGGCTTTCAAGAGTGTGTAGGTGGTTATTCTTTCCTTCTTATTGCTCTTTTACATTTGTAAGTCTATTATTGAAAAGTGCTTCTGCTTCCACATTGTAATTCTGTTTTTTGCATCTTGCTTCCACATTCCCTCCCTGTTTCCACCCCTATCTCTCTCATCATTCTTGTGTAATAGCTATGCATTAGTTAAGAGAAACATTGTTAGCTTACATTCTCTGTGTCTGGGGCTTGTCTTTATTCAATTGTGTCTGGCATTATGTTGGTTAAAGAGTTACAATCTCATATGAGACTGTATCAGCTGTCTCGCAAGGGTACATAAATGTCAAGGTTCATGAAGTTCTTGTGTCAAAAGTGACAAGGGAAAGATATGGTTATTAGATAGGTTTCTCACATGCCATATGTATCCAACAAATGTTTCCAGCAGTGGAATAgggaaaaattttcatttattttaattttaatattgaatTGTTGAACTAGGAACACATCTCATTAAGAattattttgaaactcaatCAGAGGTGACTACTATATAGAAAATTCATCTTGTTCTTGGCTTTGTGTACCAACAAACCTTTCATTAAGTGTCTGTTGTTCTCACTTatgttttcatttcttttaataatctCTGCTCAGTTTTCCTTGTACAAAGTGATACACATGCACCATATACCTACAGTTATCAATGAATAGTTAATATTTGTCTTGGATTTGTTtctgaaatatattataatattctGCTTGCTTGAGTTGTGATTCCTTTCTGATTTGCTCTATTGACTTGCTCTAAGATCTTCCATAAGAAATATTATTTGACTTATTATGTTAATGCGCTTGGCAGTCCTCATGTCTTTtttgctattaattttttatctttccaGGATTTTTCCTTTATTCCTTTCACTTACATTAGCTGCTACTTGGTTAGGAAGGTGATTCTATGTTAACAGATCGAGTCTGGGAGGCACTTGTGAAGGCTTTTGCAAGTCAAATGAAGTCAGCTTTCACTGCATCAAGTTTTGTTAAAGAGATATTTACTATGGGATATCCCAAACTCTTCTCCATGATAGAAAATCTTCTTGAAAGAATTTCACGTGATACAGATGTCAAAGGGGTTTTACCTGCTATCAGTTCAGAGGGGAAGGATCAAATGGTTGCAGCTGTTGAAATATTCCAGACAGCATTCTTGGCTCTGTGCTTGGGTCGCCTGTCAGATCTTGTGAATACTGTATTTTCTGTGTCCAGCCGTGGAAATGTTCCCACCAAAGAGCACATCTCAAGGATCATATCACGCATTCAGGAGGAGATTGAAGCTGTTCAGTTGGACGGGCATTTGACTCTTCTTGTCTTGCGTGAAATTGGCAAGGTTTTGATCCTGCTCGCACAACGTGCTGAGTACCaggtaaattttatttacatgAGAAAAACCAGATTTTACCAATGGATGTAGATGCCTTTTTAATGACTAGAATGCCTAATGTGCCCAGTAACTCAAGTTGTTGCCTTTTTTCATCATGCTGGTTGAATACATTGAGTTGTTTGCATAAATAGTATGATCCTTATATCTAATGATTTGCTTACCTTGTAAGTAGGAATTACTTGAGCTGCTCAGCATTGTGTCTTTGATACACCTTACCAGTCAGACTGCAAAACCTGCAACCCCAAACTGAGAGAACTTTGATTTtagcctcttttttttattttatttttttatttttttaaattataattttttttttttaaaaaaccccTGCCTTCTGAAAATTCTACACCTTTTCCTATTTCACCTTCTATCAAATTTgtattagtaatatataaagaaaactgACTTGCATGTGttcttttatattcttaacGCATCTTATTAATCACCCTACTGGTTGGTGTGAAACTTGCATTTGTGAGCAAAATGTCCAGATTTATTGTGCACACTCTTTTAAATGAATCATCTTCATGtctatccttttttttccccttctgaAATCTTTCTACTGTTAAGGTGttgattaaatatttaaatcttaGGGAGTAGGTTCTGAGATGGAGCTCATTTCTTACCATCTTATCAAACCATGGGTCTATTTTTTTGACGATTAAACCATGGGATTATAATTTAATCCTTGTTTGCATAAAGGATATATGTAAATTTTACTGGATATAATAAATTTCAGAAACTTATTCAAcactgtttttcttttaagtcaACTTGGCATGATGGCTTAAAGTTTGTTCCAATGACAGATATCTACTGGTCCTGAAGCACGTCAAGTAAGTGCTCCTGCAACTGCTGCCCAACTCAAGAACTTCACATTATATCAGCATCTACAAGAAATTCATACCCGCATATCATCAATGATTACAGGACTGCCAAGTATTGCTGCAGATGTGTTGTCTCCCTCATTAGGTGCAATATATGGGGTTGCCTGTGACTCAGTGACATCCTTATTCCAAGCAATGCTTGAGCGTCTTGAGTCTTGTATCTTGCAAATTCATGACCAAAACTTTGGTGTCCATGGCATGGATGCTGCAATGGACAACAATGCATCACCTTACATGGAGGAGTTGCAGAAGTGCATTCTTCACTTCCGTAGTGAGTTCCTATCTAGGCTGTTGCCTTCTTCAACAAATGCAGCCTCTGCAGGGACAGAAACCATATGCAGTAGGCTTGTTAGGAACATGGCTTCACGGGTTCTAATATTCTTTATCAGGCATGCTTCTCTTGTTAGACCCCTTTCAGAATCAGGCAAGCTTAGGATGGCTAGGGATATGGCTGAACTGGAGTTAGCAGTGGGCCAGAATTTGTTCCCAGTAGAGCAACTTGGTGCACCATACCGGGCCCTTAGAGCATTCCGACCTCTTATTTTCTTGGAAACATCTCAACTGGTATCTTCTCCTCTTCTTCACGATTTGCCACTGAGTGTCATACTTCACCATCTTTACTCCCGAGGCCCTGAAGACTTGCAGTCACCACTGCAAAGGAACAAACTTACAAATGTGCAGTATTCATTGTGGCTAGATTCTCAAGGAGAAGATCAAATCTGGAAAGGCATCAAAGCAACTCTGGATGATTATGCTGCCAATGTTAGGGCCAGAGGAGACAAGGAGTTTAGCCCTGTATATCCTCTTATGCTTCAATTAGGATCTTCTTTGACCAAGAATGCTCCAGCATCCTGAAAGCCTTAATGTCTGGTATACCTCTTGTAAAATAGTCACTCTCAAACCAGAATGGTGTTCGCTAGGTTTTTGCTTTTAGGTAGATGTTGCAGATGGGGAATAGTTGCCCAAACTTCATAAAAGATCGTGCTAGTTCTGCTGAGAACTTTGAGGTACACAATTTTTTAgcttactattattattattttaaatttttttttactggaaCTTAcactttgttttgtctttttaatttttggttaagttttcttcctGTAGTTTCGTACTTGGTGGCTGATTAAATCTGAAGAATGGCAGCACCGACTTCATTTGTATACTATTCAAGTTCGATTATTATATTCATTGGTTCACCTTCTTCTCACCCTTTCATGTAGTGTTAATGTTCCCCAATATTTTTCGTGTGATATAAATTTACATATGAAAATGGTCGATCTTCGTTTCTATTTTACTTCGGTTTTGTAGATCATGTAGGACTTTTCAAACTTCGAGCCAGACTTCTTGTAATAGTTACATTATATGAacatttggggaaaaaaaacaataaaaataatacatcTTGGATATTCTGATTGTGGCTTGTTTGAATATCAGTTATCATTGAATTTTTCCTTCTTGGAAGATAACTATTTTGCAACAGCTCATGCATagtttattgaaattttaaagatTATTACCATTGCTAGGTTTACAATTCAGCTAAAGAAAGCTTGAGAAATAAGATGATGTGAATAAGAATTttctatggaaaaaaaaaaaaagtttcttttaaACAAATGATGACTTGGTGAAGGACTTGTAGCAGTTCTGTTCTAGCCAGCTTTGGAGTGTTTGCCGGTAGGACCTGATTTTACTCCCACGAACTAGCATAATAAAGTGTGTAGTATCAAACAGTATCTTTGGGATAAAGTAAAATCGATGAACATTGCATTGCTATCAATGGACATTTGAGCTTCGAGTCTTTGACATTGTGAATTTGCTGAGAAAGCAGAAGAGGATGCAATAGAATCTGAAAACATATTTATTGTAACGATTCAGGAAGTGAGGCATTAAAATCCTGATGTGGGGGATGTGTTGAGGTTAGAACTGCTGTAGTCAAAAGGACTTCTGGTCGAATGTGTACGCCTTGCAGCTGGTGATCT of Quercus lobata isolate SW786 chromosome 8, ValleyOak3.0 Primary Assembly, whole genome shotgun sequence contains these proteins:
- the LOC115955624 gene encoding conserved oligomeric Golgi complex subunit 5 — its product is MASPASPLQRSNPSPLQRLSTFTNPTFSTTTTNIATATSALDSIASDPILSAFLSPSFSTTSFSSAALSSGSPASTAEKLHSAIRLLDSQLRHEVLSRHDDLLSQLSSLHHANVALSTLRSSVSSLQSSIRKVRSDLSDPLRSINSQTIQLSNLHSTSHLLGHSLRALRLSKKLRDLASVDDTEKLDLAKAAQFHSEILALYNEYDLAGIDVVEEELKFVKEIGEKLRSEAMKVLERGMEGLNQAEVGTGLQVFYNLGELRATVEQLVNRYKGMAVKSIGAALDMKAITGSGAVFGPGGVRGSGTPQIGGGAKAREALWQRMGSCMEQLHSIVVVVWHLQRVLSKKRDPFTHVLLLDEIIQEGDSMLTDRVWEALVKAFASQMKSAFTASSFVKEIFTMGYPKLFSMIENLLERISRDTDVKGVLPAISSEGKDQMVAAVEIFQTAFLALCLGRLSDLVNTVFSVSSRGNVPTKEHISRIISRIQEEIEAVQLDGHLTLLVLREIGKVLILLAQRAEYQISTGPEARQVSAPATAAQLKNFTLYQHLQEIHTRISSMITGLPSIAADVLSPSLGAIYGVACDSVTSLFQAMLERLESCILQIHDQNFGVHGMDAAMDNNASPYMEELQKCILHFRSEFLSRLLPSSTNAASAGTETICSRLVRNMASRVLIFFIRHASLVRPLSESGKLRMARDMAELELAVGQNLFPVEQLGAPYRALRAFRPLIFLETSQLVSSPLLHDLPLSVILHHLYSRGPEDLQSPLQRNKLTNVQYSLWLDSQGEDQIWKGIKATLDDYAANVRARGDKEFSPVYPLMLQLGSSLTKNAPAS